In Mycolicibacterium nivoides, the DNA window CAGGCGTTCCTAGGATCGCCGCGTGACTGATCGCTACGGTTCCGACATTCTGGCCCGAAATCCGCACACCCCGAAGCTGACTCGATCGGCGGAGCAGCCCGCGGAGAAGGGCCTGGTCGTCGAGGATGCCCAGAGCGGCTACGTGGGCGCGGTGGTGCGGATCGAGGGTGGCCGGGTCGAACTCGAAGACCGTAGGGGCAAGGTGCGGGCTTTCCCGATGGGGCCGGGTTTCCTGATCGACGGCAAGCCGGTGAGTCTCGTGGTGCCCAAGCGGACCGCCGCGCCGGCACGCACGGCGTCGGGATCGGTCGCGGTACCCAATGCCAAGGCGCGGGTCGCGCTGGCCAGCCGGATCTATGTGGAAGGCCGCCACGACGCCGAGCTCGTCGAGCAGGTCTGGGGCGCCGATCTGCGTATCGAAGGTGTCGTCGTCGAGTACCTCGGCGGCGTCGACGACCTGGCCGGCATCGTGGCCGAGTTCGCGCCCGGACCGGGACGCCGTCTGGGCGTGCTGGTCGATCACCTGGTGACCGGTTCCAAGGAAGCACGCATCGCCGAGGCGGTGCGCCGTGGCCCTGGCGGTGGGCACACCCTGGTGGTCGGGCACCCGTTCGTCGACATCTGGCAGTCCGTCAAACCGGCCCGGCTCGGGATGAAGGCCTGGCCGGCCATCCCGCGCAACGTGGAGTGGAAACACGGCATCTGTGCGGCGCTGGGCTGGCCGCACCAGGACCAGGCCGACATCGCGCGGGCGTGGCAGCGGATCCGCGGCCGGGTCCGGGACTGGAACGACCTGGAGCCCGCGCTGATCGGCCGGGTCGAGGAACTGATCGACTTCGTCACCGCGCCGGCGTAGTCCGTCGTGTCGGCGTGGTAAGCAGAAAGCGTGTCCGACGGTTTGTTCGACGTGCCAGGTGACCCGGGGCCGGGTGACCCCGGCGCGCTTGCCGCACCCGGCAGCGCGCCGCTGGCGGTGCGGATGCGCCCGGCCGGGCTCGACGAGGTCGTCGGCCAGACCCATCTGCTGCAGGCCGGTTCGCCGTTGCGCCGCCTCGTGGAGGGGTCGGGAGCGGCGTCGGTCATCCTCTACGGCCCGCCCGGCACCGGCAAGACCACGCTGGCCTCGCTGATCTCGCAGGCCACCGGCCGCCGGTTC includes these proteins:
- a CDS encoding DUF3097 domain-containing protein, translating into MTDRYGSDILARNPHTPKLTRSAEQPAEKGLVVEDAQSGYVGAVVRIEGGRVELEDRRGKVRAFPMGPGFLIDGKPVSLVVPKRTAAPARTASGSVAVPNAKARVALASRIYVEGRHDAELVEQVWGADLRIEGVVVEYLGGVDDLAGIVAEFAPGPGRRLGVLVDHLVTGSKEARIAEAVRRGPGGGHTLVVGHPFVDIWQSVKPARLGMKAWPAIPRNVEWKHGICAALGWPHQDQADIARAWQRIRGRVRDWNDLEPALIGRVEELIDFVTAPA